Within the Cyanobacterium sp. T60_A2020_053 genome, the region TAATTGATAAGCTAACAACACCTAGTTTGCAATTGAGAACCTCTTACAGCAAAGGATTCAGAAATTTAAAAAGGAAGATTAAATGCGTCTTAGCTTAGGTTTTTTAATATTTGGTAGCAAAATTCATCTTGTTGCGCTAATTCTGGAGGTCAATAAAGTAAACCCAACAAAGTTTCTGGTAAATATTTGGAATAATTTGTGAAATATAGTGTAGGTTTTCATTCTTTTCGTTTTTTTATATACGATGGAGGGCGCTGGGTTTCATGGGATAATACCTATTATTATTAACGAGAGAGATCGATGTGGAGCCAATCAAATTAAGACATTAGCTCCGTCACTAAATCCATTACGGCTAAGGCATTAACTGGTCTGCTCTGAGGTTCAAACTCTGTCATTTTATTGATAAAATTAATTACAGGCTTAGAAATTCCCATTTCTTCTAAACCAATAAATTTTTTCATTATAGGATTATAAAAAGCATTGGGTGATTTTTTAGTAAGCAAATAAACTAGAGTTGTCCCCAAAGCATAAAAATCAGACTGTATAAAAGATAAACCTTTTTTCTGCTCAGGGGAACTGTAGCCAGTGGTAGCAATTCTTGTACCGGGTTCTAAGGCTGCCTCTTTCACTGCTCCAAAATCAATCAAAACCACTTCTTGAGGACTATATCGAAAAATTAAGTTAGTGGGTTTGATGTCTCGATGAATAATAGGTTGAGGAAGACTATGTAAATAGTCTAAAATTTTTGCCACTTCCCAAGTACATTTTAAAACTTCTTTTTCATTGTTAAAGTCAACTTTATCTAAACTTTCACCGTGAATCATCTCCATAATTAAAGAATAGTAATTTTTGGAGGCAAAAAAGTCATAAAATTCAGGTATGCCTTGGTTTTGTAAAGATTGTAAAATTCTTGCTTCTCTCTGAAAAAGTTCTCTGGCTTTGGCGATGGATGCTAATTCACAACTAATCTCCTTTAAGACAGATAATTTTTTGATTTGGTAATTATATACTAAATAAGTAATACTCATACCCCCCTGGGCAAGAACTCCCAAGACTTCATATTCATTGCCATTATCGGGATTACGGATGATTCCTTTACCTGTTAATAAATGCCCATCTAAACGACAAAAGTGACGACAAGGAGGATTAGGGCGACAACATTCTTCAACCATGATTTTAACCTACACTTTTTTCCTAATAAATTTAATATAGCAATCTAAGAACCTGTTTGAAAAGTTTGAAAAAGGATTAAAAATTATATATTGTTGTATGTTTTTTCTCCTTCTCCCCTTTCTCCATTTTTCCCCAACTTCTCCAAAACTTGATACCTAATTATTCATTTTCGATTATCATAAAGTTTGATCAAAGGCGCTTGTGCCTATAAATTTTATCTTCCATTATCCATGAGTCAATTTATCAGAGTCACTAAACACGGATTGTCTTTCGCTTCCTTTGTCAGTGTTGTGCTGATACCGCACCTGTTTTGTACTCCTAGCTATGCACAGAGTGATACGAGGCAAGATTTGCCCATTTTAAGCCCTAATCCTCTTGCTCCAAGTCCAGCGCCCGTCACCCCAACGGTAATACCTAGTAATACTCAAGTAAATAATGATACAACCTTTAATGTAGTGCCACAGGGTTATCAACCGCCACCCTTTAACGAGCAAGAATCTTTGGAATTAAATGAATATCGTCTGGATTTTGGTGATGTCATCGCTGTTAATGTGTTGAGATTCCCCGAATTTAATTTTTCAGCAGCGCTAGACGCAAAAGGAAATGTCATTGCCCCGTTGTTAGGGCGAATTTCCCTCAAAGGTTTGACCATTGAAGAAGTAGAAAATAAAATCCGCCTTGAATTAGGAAATCGCTTTTTAAAAGAACCACCCCAAGTAGTAGCCGCTTTAACAGGGCAAAGACCAGTAAACTTAACAGTAGTGGGGGAAGTCGGGCGCCCGGGGTATTATACTATCGGGCAAGGTACACCTCTTAATATTGTTTTGGCGCAAGCTGGAGGTACAACCCAACAAGCCGATATTCGTTCCATTATCATCAAAAGAACTCTCCATGACGGCACTATCGTAGAAGAAAAAGTCAATCTCTATCAACCCTTAATTGAAGGCAAAAGACAGCCCCAAGTTAGACTTCAAGCCGGGGATACCATTGTTGTATCTCGTTTACAAGTAGGAGAAGACCAAGATTATGATCGCTTGTTTGTCTCACGCACCAATATTCCTGACCCTGTCATTACTGTGCGCTTAGTAGCACCGACGGGCGCTGCAGGAGTGACATTAAGAAATATTAACATTCCTAATGGTAGTAGCTTCCTCGATGCAGTGGCGTTACTACCAGAATTTGTACCACTGATTACCAATAATGAAGTTAGTTTAGTGCGTTTTGACCCTGAATTAGGTAGAGTCGTAACCCAATCTCTTAATGTCAGAGAAACCATCCAAAATAGTGATGTTACCCAAAATGTTCCCCTAAGAGATGATGATGTCATTGTGGTTAGTCGCACTCTCTTAGGTAGGGTTTTAGGTGGTATTAGAATTATTACTCAACCTATCCGAGATATTTTTGGTTTTACCGATTTTATTCAGCGCACTTTTGACGGTAGCTTATTTGATCGTCGTAATAATTTCCGCTTTTAAGTATTTAGTTACAATAGATTGTCTATTTTTATATCAATCAAAATTGTCTTAATTCTCTATGGCTTGTTACTTTTGTTAAAGTAAATATACAATTAATTTCACTCCCTGACTCAGCATATATACTGTTGTTAATTCCCTAGATTTTTTGCTATGGCTTCCCCCCTTTTAACTCGCTTTTTAA harbors:
- a CDS encoding serine/threonine protein kinase, giving the protein MVEECCRPNPPCRHFCRLDGHLLTGKGIIRNPDNGNEYEVLGVLAQGGMSITYLVYNYQIKKLSVLKEISCELASIAKARELFQREARILQSLQNQGIPEFYDFFASKNYYSLIMEMIHGESLDKVDFNNEKEVLKCTWEVAKILDYLHSLPQPIIHRDIKPTNLIFRYSPQEVVLIDFGAVKEAALEPGTRIATTGYSSPEQKKGLSFIQSDFYALGTTLVYLLTKKSPNAFYNPIMKKFIGLEEMGISKPVINFINKMTEFEPQSRPVNALAVMDLVTELMS
- a CDS encoding polysaccharide biosynthesis/export family protein, with amino-acid sequence MSQFIRVTKHGLSFASFVSVVLIPHLFCTPSYAQSDTRQDLPILSPNPLAPSPAPVTPTVIPSNTQVNNDTTFNVVPQGYQPPPFNEQESLELNEYRLDFGDVIAVNVLRFPEFNFSAALDAKGNVIAPLLGRISLKGLTIEEVENKIRLELGNRFLKEPPQVVAALTGQRPVNLTVVGEVGRPGYYTIGQGTPLNIVLAQAGGTTQQADIRSIIIKRTLHDGTIVEEKVNLYQPLIEGKRQPQVRLQAGDTIVVSRLQVGEDQDYDRLFVSRTNIPDPVITVRLVAPTGAAGVTLRNINIPNGSSFLDAVALLPEFVPLITNNEVSLVRFDPELGRVVTQSLNVRETIQNSDVTQNVPLRDDDVIVVSRTLLGRVLGGIRIITQPIRDIFGFTDFIQRTFDGSLFDRRNNFRF